A part of Palaemon carinicauda isolate YSFRI2023 chromosome 8, ASM3689809v2, whole genome shotgun sequence genomic DNA contains:
- the LOC137645667 gene encoding phospholipid phosphatase-related protein type 1-like, which translates to MTTNLFRKRRLVPVYQEEKGQNVARVKNDLIIPLAVIEAILAAAVCYINYILRYDPNIREDCSMVNWEGVRLQCSGDGYVPWPVYNETDSSSKAVTFDLPEWVFFTCAIVVPSCLVIVVEFIRACFMPQKVKIVTTCKLSLMPAFRRIPRFIVSLMMGGAVIGTLVSVLKLLIISPRPNFLAVCSTNSTAVDDCLAGGAWFPSTACEGNLEDVQEALRSFPSYHATLAAYCGVWTAVYLSTAARIVGIYGASLVMVGAVFVMTIFGMTHHLFIGLSSNTDVVVGGILGAIAALYVTLVILNGFREHEFSVKVVRKSSPLKIDHPNILPIVPLHGADKITFSHNEPKEVHFEDDLLDSEDFGIGENDSSNYITFIPRATSNATHRSRIPSTFPTQAVNSNVGKPPSSNIPVPPPLPSYGPPPSYSRTEHTSSYNVPRQRFSAPVRSPQAPSYHDSKGDNILKTYYSRDSDVVPRARTETASYF; encoded by the exons ATGACAACAAATTTGTTTCGTAAAAGACGTCTGGTGCCAGTCTACCAAGAGGAAAAAGGTCAAAATGTCGCCAGAGTCAAGAATGATTTAATTATCCCACTAGCTGTGATCGAGGCCATACTTGCTGCCGCCGTCTGTTACATCAATTACATACTAAG GTATGACCCTAATATCCGAGAAGACTGTAGCATGGTCAACTGGGAGGGAGTTCGCCTCCAATGCTCAGGGGATGGCTATGTTCCCTGGCCTGTTTACAACGAAACTGACTCGAGCTCAAAAGCCGTTACCTTCGACCTTCCCGAATGGGTTTTCTTCACTTGTGCAATTGTCGTGCCTTCTTGCCTG GTTATCGTGGTGGAATTTATCAGGGCCTGTTTTATGCCACAAAAGGTTAAAATTGTAACTACCTGTAAATTGTCCCTGATGCCAGCATTTAGGAGAATTCCTCGGTTTATAG TCTCGTTGATGATGGGTGGTGCTGTGATAGGGACTCTCGTGTCTGTTCTGAAGCTCTTGATTATATCTCCAAGACCCAACTTTTTAGCAGTGTGCTCTACTAATAGCACCGCAGTAGATGACTGTCTTGCAGGTGGAGCATGGTTCCCTAGCACAGCCTGCGAAGGAAACTTAGAGGATGTTCAAGAAGCACTTAGATCTTTCCCTTCATATCATGCTACTTTGGCAGCGTATTG tggtGTATGGACAGCAGTCTACCTGTCAACAGCAGCTCGTATTGTAGGGATTTACGGCGCTAGTCTTGTTATGGTTGGAGCTGTGTTTGTCATGACCATTTTTGGCATGACTCACCATCTTTTCATTGGTTTATCCTCTAATACGGATGTCGTTGTTGGTGGAATATTAGGAGCTATTGCTGCACTGTATGTG ACCCTGGTCATCCTGAATGGATTCCGAGAGCATGAGTTCAGTGTAAAAGTGGTACGCAAGTCATCGCCTTTGAAAATCGATCATCCAAATATACTGCCAATTGTCCCTCTTCATGGCGCCGACAAGATAACATTCTCACATAAt GAACCGAAGGAAGTGCACTTTGAGGATGACCTGTTAGATAGTGAGGACTTCGGTATAGGAGAAAACGACTCTTCCAACTACATCACTTTCATACCTAGAGCCACCTCCAATGCTACGCATAGg AGTCGAATTCCATCCACCTTTCCAACTCAAGCAGTTAATTCGAATGTTGGAAAACCACCCTCATCAAACATCCCTGTGCCGCCACCACTTCCTTCGTACGGACCTCCACCAAGTTACTCCAGAACTGAACATACATCGTCTTACAACGTTCCAAGGCAAAG GTTTTCAGCCCCGGTGAGATCACCTCAGGCACCATCTTACCATGACTCTAAGGGCGACAATATTTTGAAGACTTACTACAGCAGAGACTCGGACGTTGTTCCAAGAGCCCGCACAGAAACTGCATCTTATTTCTGA